From one Rhodopirellula islandica genomic stretch:
- a CDS encoding sulfotransferase domain-containing protein, producing the protein MIRWLASYPKSGNTWVRIFLWAYWNDDGTDKEVALDRIPEISHSESRLKRYEELAGQSIASWNAARVASLRFAVQKSVAMQLKPHQVVKTHSVRARIADVPLIVPQWTDRAIYLLRHPMDVVDSYADHCGLSIDQTVRMMCNRAHRVGGDGKMVVQYLDSWSEHVRSWTENVFFPTLVVRYEDLVANPGRFFEAILSFLGYPVDEDRLQRTIQRTSLTRLQGREAKDHFCELSDRSAGGRFFRHGVAGRWMSVLSDEQVSRMDADHSEMMLRFGYRSDGIVPESDVHVLGTDSSPSRVELPIDHGCNAASTTQANSLASSHAIRRWLVSNLIRGVSPSRLAEMSCEHGIEPEEIEIELDFALHHPYVLGALDALSVKSCCSCASEGSMNSLQCICE; encoded by the coding sequence ATGATTCGCTGGTTGGCGTCGTACCCGAAGTCGGGGAACACCTGGGTGCGAATTTTCTTGTGGGCCTATTGGAATGATGACGGCACAGACAAGGAGGTGGCCCTGGACCGGATCCCCGAAATCTCGCATTCGGAAAGTCGGCTGAAACGTTACGAAGAGCTAGCGGGCCAGTCGATTGCATCGTGGAACGCGGCGAGGGTCGCATCACTGCGATTTGCCGTTCAGAAATCGGTCGCTATGCAACTGAAGCCGCACCAAGTTGTCAAAACGCACAGTGTCAGAGCCAGGATCGCGGACGTGCCTTTGATTGTTCCGCAATGGACGGATCGTGCCATCTATCTGTTGCGTCATCCGATGGACGTGGTCGACTCGTACGCAGATCATTGCGGACTCTCAATTGATCAAACGGTTCGAATGATGTGCAATCGAGCGCATCGTGTCGGCGGGGATGGCAAGATGGTCGTCCAGTACCTCGATTCCTGGTCTGAACACGTGCGGTCTTGGACGGAGAATGTGTTTTTCCCCACGCTTGTGGTTCGCTATGAAGATCTGGTTGCAAACCCAGGTCGATTCTTCGAAGCAATCCTTTCGTTTCTAGGATACCCTGTTGATGAAGATCGATTGCAACGGACGATTCAGCGAACGTCCTTGACGAGGCTGCAAGGACGCGAAGCCAAGGACCATTTTTGTGAACTGAGCGACCGTAGCGCTGGCGGTCGCTTTTTTCGGCATGGCGTTGCCGGGCGGTGGATGTCTGTGTTGTCGGATGAACAGGTGAGTCGAATGGATGCCGACCACAGCGAGATGATGCTGCGTTTCGGGTACCGGAGTGACGGCATCGTCCCGGAGTCAGACGTGCACGTCCTTGGAACCGATTCGTCACCCAGTCGGGTCGAACTGCCGATCGACCATGGTTGCAACGCGGCGTCAACGACGCAGGCGAATTCACTCGCGTCGAGCCATGCCATCCGGCGTTGGCTTGTCAGCAACCTGATCCGGGGTGTATCGCCAAGCCGTCTTGCAGAAATGAGTTGTGAGCATGGGATCGAGCCCGAGGAAATCGAAATCGAGCTGGATTTCGCTCTGCACCACCCGTACGTTCTGGGAGCTCTGGATGCTCTCTCCGTGAAGTCCTGCTGCAGTTGTGCCTCGGAAGGCTCGATGAATTCGCTTCAATGCATTTGCGAATGA